The region TATATCAACAACCAGGTCTCCCTGAGCATCACCGTCAATGGACCCATTATTTCAAGTGATCGCATCGTCCCCAAGAGTTACCAATCTGGGGACTCTTTTACCACTGAAATGATTATCCGTGACGTGAGGAGGAGTGATTCCGGAAAAATCAAGTGTGGTCTCCAGAACAGTTCTAAAGAAGAAACTGCATTTCTTTCTGTTCAAGGTCAGTCTACATCTtctcttgttttttttaataaatgaagTATTTGTCTTTaattgtttattgctatattctaATGGAAGTCCACACAAGGAGAGTCTTTTTATGTGGACATTTCAGTCAGAATTGTGGGTCCTGCTTTGAACTTCTCCCACatatgcgtgcacacacacatacacccataaATATTGTCAGTGTCACCTTTTTTATGTATGCAAGATAAATATATGTGTTagcttatatatatgtgtgtgtgtgtgtgtatgtgtgtgtgtgtgtgtgtacatgcacaaatatgtatgtatatgtcacTATTAGGGCTGGAGAAGGTCATCTTCGTTAATCCCCCTTCCTCGATGTAGTTTTTTTTCCTACTGCAGTTAAACAATAAGGTAGACTTTCCTCTTTCTGAACTTAAAGATCTTCAAGCAATGACTCCAATTCAATCCAGAATCAGGAAATTATTTTAAAcaaagtaaactccttgtgttaCGCTTGTCTCCGTAACCAAGGAAGGGAAGAGCATAATGGAGCTGGAGAAGGTTCAGAGAATGACAACTATGTTAATCAGGAAGATCGATCAAAAAGATGAGGCTTTTTAAGGGAGAAAGACTGAGGATAAGTGGGGACTTGATTCAAGCTGATAAAATGTTCATAGGTGAAGATGGGGCAAACTCAGAAATGTTCAGATCCTACATGCAGAATATGAGGGGATCGAAACTGATGAAGATCGAAAGTGGTAGGTTTGAAACAAATTGCACAAAAAGGGTGGTAAATTTAGGAAATTGATTGCCACATCAAGGTATTTGGCCCCCCAAATATTGGTACattccaaattccttgagagattgctagactgtaagttagggATATAAAGGGCAAAGTTAAGGGCATTAGATGGTCCTAAATCATGAGGATGGATGTCACATTCTATTGCTCATTGTCTGAGCATTTGGGTTGAGTGGACCATTGGCCTCACTCAGTATGGTCTTGCTTATGGCTGTGTACTCTTAAGTGACTTTTCTCTTGTATTCTCAGTTGATGGAGTTGGTCATTAAATATGCCATTTTTCCACTCCCTCTCAGCATTCTTTTCAGGCTAAATTATTCCTGGTCCTTTAATCTTTCCCCATAGCGCTCTCCCTTATCAACCCCTTAATCATTTTCCAGCCCTCAGCTGAACCTTCACTGACTTCCTCCTCTAGCTGTACTTTGATTTAGTGCTATATTTTTTGCACACATCCTTTTTCTGGCCCagttgtatttcttttttttttcctaaaggccATTCTGATGAACAGTGACTTTCAGAGGCTAATCCTGGAGACCTTGTTATTACATATAATTATGTAACATCCAAGTGCACCCAAAACTTTCTTATCAGAGTCATTGTATGGATTCTGTTTAATGGCTGGGGTTGTGTTTCCTGTCCCAGTGTTGCTCTATTCTGGGAATTATGGTTTGAGGATGCCAGTCTGCTAAATGTACCATGCAATTTGGTCACGTTACTGAACCACCTGATACAACATGGCTGAAACTTCTTGTTCTGACCATGACTTATGAAGCAGAAGCGACTTGATCTGTGTTTTTGCACCTGACTGAATGGGCCATGAGGTTTCTTAACCGATTCGAAAGGACTTAGGAGCTATATTCAGCATTCAGAGACAGGACCAGATCACCAACAACATGGTCATAGGACATAGCTCATGTGCACCGAAACGACGCTCACAATAACCCAGTTCTGCAGGGAAGGAACTGATGTGTAGTAAACTGAAAAGAGGCATGCACAATCTTGGGAGGGCAGAATAAGTAATGTAAAGATGGAGAAGCCCAGCATCAAACCACGTCCACAATGGACAATTGGGAGGCTATTGCAGCAGATAAGACCCGCTTGGAGagtagcagttgggagaggagttTGTTTGAGCAAAGCCTTTGTGtattaaattaatggtatttattgagtgcctagtctgtgtgaagcactgtgctaagcacttgggatgtcaAGAGACAGGCTGTGCATGGGGAAAGAAGAATCTAGCTTTACATGCAAGCAACAGGGAAGAGAATGTCAGTCACACATCCATCTTTTCATTGACTCTTGCCGGTTCTATAGTGTTGTTTTCAAATGTGAAGGGCAGCTTTATTCCAAGATGCTCACTGGCCTCGAAAGGGATCTTACAGTGGAGCTACTCAATTCCTTTTTGCTTTGGGAATACACGGATTAGCATCTAGAAATACCTTTCTTACACACCAGCCCCGAAACCTAGACGGGCTGAGATCAGAAACACAGTAATTCTTTGCCGAAACTTTGAACATCGCCTTCCTGAGCAAATATTTGCCATGGAATCAGAAGGCATTCTTAGAAGCCAAATAGGAAATGCAGTTTTGATCTCCAGCCTAGAGATGCTTCAGGAAACCTTGAATCAGATGCTTTCAGTGGTTCTGAATGTAAGCTGGGTTCTGAATGCATGCTGAAGGCTTACTCTGTGTTGGGCACATTATTTCCTTTTCAGGTTTAATttttgaggataataataattatactacttgttaagcacttactatgtattaagtactcttctaagtgctggggtaggtacagattaatcaggtgggacacagcccctgtccctcatggggctgacaatttaagaaggagggagaacaggtattgaatccccattttacagttgagggaactgcggcacagagaaattaagtgacttgcccaaggtcccacagcatgcccgtggcagagctggggttagaacccaggtcctctgactcccaggtctgtgctctttccactaggccatagtgcttttCTGGATCTAGGATTCCCTCAGTATTCTGGTGTGATATTTCAGATTCATCACTGTCCTTACAATATTTGGTTTTTACCTGGATTTCTCTTCCGGTAGGCAAACTAAGAAAAGTTGGCTTTTCTTTACCATGTCCCAAATCCACTCATCCTGCAGATGACTGCCCTAAGGGGAACCATGTTCTCCTAACCTAGACTCAGCCTAAAAAATCCCACTCTCGGTTCTCTGGGGAAGTCAATTTCAAAATatgattctttttttaatcaaatttaaaaaaaatcaaagtctGAATAAAGATGCTATTGTCATGTcgtctgatttattttttttttctttccatagtCGTTGGGTCTTTGCATATTCAAAATGATAGCCTTGTATTAATTGAGGATAAAGCGCATGAAATTATTTGTGAAGCCTCAGGCTGGAATCCACTGCCAAATATTAGTTGGGTGATCGATGTTCCCGTAAATCACTCAAGCTATTGTTCCCACCCCAAGCCCGGTGACCTTCAAAGTTCAGTGAGCATCCTGTCTCTGATGCCACAAGGCAACGGTACCCTGACCTGTGTGGCTAGCATGGCAGGGTTGCCTTTCAACCGGTCGGTAATGGTCCATCTCACCGTGATTAAGTCTCCCTTAGGTAAGTGCATATTTCCAACCCTCTTGGGGACAAAGGCCTTCCATCGCCCTAACCTTTCGGTTGGGTCGAGTGGACCCAGGGAAATTGGGATAGGACATAATGCTGATTCCTGTGATTTAAGGAAGTGATATTGAATGCAAATGCTCTATTCTGTAAGAGTCATAACCTTGAAGTTTTGTCTGCTTGGCCAATTTTAATCTCTCCCTACTAAGCCACAGGAGAAATATGCAGGCTGTTGTTTAGTACAGTtattgcttaattcagtgctctgggctcaataaatgccactgattaattattgTTCCATTAGCTGAAACTCACGAATAATTTGAGGGGATCTGAGGTCTTGGCTTTCTGTCCTCTCCACTTGCCTATTTGCATCTCGCTCTGTTTCCTTTCTGTCAGCCTTTCTTATGCTTGCTTTCCCAACCCCCTTGCTCAAGCCCTCTCTCCTGTTCTGTGCTCCTGTCTTGCTTTATTCTGGCTCCTCTGccccctattcttcctccttcccctttaaagCATACTCAGAGTAGAATTCCTACAGGCTTCAGGCTGAAACTGTAGGAGAATGAAATGGCCAATATTTGAGGAGGCAGCTGAATTTAAAATTCTCTTCaccagagcactgttcattagaCTTGGACTTCAGCTGTATATGCAGTATACAAATGTCTTTTCTGGCTTTAATCAAGGAGTGAAGTTTGTCCCCTCCTCTAATCAGACAATTTAGCAGCAGTAATGTAGTTAgtaaggaagcagggtggtctaatagACAGAGCACAGTTCTGAAAGACAAGAGACCAggactctaattctggctccaccatttgcctgtgaTGAGGTCTTGGGCACTTGACTTgctttttctgtgccttaatttcctcctctgtgaaatcaactgtattttttgaatggctactgtgtgtagagcactgtactcttgggagagcacaacagaacagagttgataggcacattccctgcccacaacaagcctacaggatgaaatgggggttaaataactgttctccctccccattagaccatgaatcccctgtgggaccggagtgggggagagaagaggtgaaaagaaaggaagagatgatCTGGTTCCTGAAACCCACATTGTAGCAAGATAAATTTTAGTGGCCATTGCAGCCCAGTGGGGATGAGGAATGGGCACGCTGAATTAGCCCTTCAAGAATCATATTCTTCAAAATTATGCTGCACTGGATGTAGTTTTCAAATTGGTCTCACCTGCAAAAGAAGTCCAATCCCAGCCTATTTAATCTATACTGGGTTTATGAGACTATTCCAAAtatgagaaaaaaaaacccataattatCCTACGATAGGAAGtagtgagaagccgcatggcctaatggagagagcatggatctgggttctaatccctgctccaccacttgtctgctctgtgaccttgggcaagtcatttgacttctctgggcctcaattacctcgtctgtaaaatggggattaagactgtgagccccatgtgggacatggactgtgtccaacctgattagctttttcattcatttcattcattcaatagtatttattgagcgcttactatatgcagagcactgtactaagcgcttggaatgaacaagtcggcaacagatagagacagtccctgccgtttgacgggcttacggtctaatcgggggagacagacagacaagaacaatggcaataaatagagtcgaggggaagaacatctcgtaaaaacaatggcacctaaatagaatcaaggcgatgtacatttcattaacaaaataaatagggtaatgtaaatatatacagttgagcagatgagtacagtgctgaggggatgggaagggagatggggaggagcagagggagatggggggaaaagagggttaagctgcagagaggtgaagggggggcggtagagggagtagagggagaaggggagctcagcttgtatctaccccagcactaaatacagtgcctggcacacagtaagcacttacaaattccattttttttaaaaagtagcatggcctagtgcaaagagcatataactggcagtcaggagatctgggttctagttaaTCAcagctctatttgtctgctgtgctgtGTCACTTAACCGTggctgttttctcatctataaaatggggataaagtactaggtctcccctccctcttggaatgtgagtccactgtgggatgggggaccttgtccaatctgattaccctgtatggacctcagcacttaacaaggTCCTTGGCTTATATTAATCACaggataaatactattggttattcattcattcaatcatattcagtgcttactgtgtgcaaaacactgtaccaagcacttgggagagtatcatataacagtaaacagacacattccctgcccacaacaatcttagtaTTTCTGCAGGAGTTGCATTCTAGTAAAACTCACTGAGTCCGATATCACATTCATTTCCACGTGGGATGCTCACAGATTGTTTTTTGTCACCTCAGTGGGCCTTGAATGAGCAGGTTTGGGGTCTGAACAAATTCAGTTCCCTTACTATATTTATCTATGTTTTatgtctcccttccccatttgaatgtaagcttcttgtggacagggatcatgatgTTCCTTTGCTTTGTACTCCCCAATACAAAGTGCAAAGTCATTGGCTTCTATGTCCTAGTTGGTGGTTTCTATATCCCACATTTTTTTTCTATTCTAAGACCAAGTTATTTCCTTACCCATGAAATTCAGCAGCTCTACTTCCACTGAGGCCCACTTGCATGTAAACCCATCACTCCTCGGCAATAATTACGTGAACAATGGATATGAAAATGTGGAATAAATTCAGTTCTGTCTTATTAGGAATGCAAAGGAAAAGCAGGAATGTTCTATCCTGATTCATAATTCACCCTATAAAATGACTTTGCGAAATCAAGTAGCCACTGAACTATTTTTAagttttggggaggtgggggtggaggctcccttccttctcccctcgctGGTTTGCCAGCAGCTGTATTTAGCtgagagctgaggaaatggagtgAACGGCATTAATTAatgagcggggagggagaaggccagAGAAAGAGAAACCATGGAGACGAAACCAAGGTGGCTGCCTTGCAATGTATTTTATCGGGCTCACTTTGAAAAGGGTAATTTGGTTTAAATTATTCATCCCGATTCAGGGTAGGTGGCAAATACATGGTAGTGTGTTCCACAGCAATCTTATGCAACCAAGCCCTCATTACTGCTCTTGACTATTAAATCTCCGCTGAAAAGTCAGGAGATGCTCTGTGAGGTATTAATGAGCACACTCAAGTTTATGGATGGGGGAATTAATGAGTCTGCAGCCCATTCACCATGCTAGGTGGGACCGATTGGTTGGTTTTGATAAACATCAGTCAACCTCACTGCCTACTTGTTTCTGAACTTCTTAgccatttccctttttcttttctggtGACCCTCTGagtcagaaatgaaggggaaaTAAATAGCTCATGGAGGATAATTAGttcttaattttaaaaaatagcaaGCAGTTCCAGGGAAGGAAAACACTTGGAAAGCTGACAAGTTTTGGGAACCACTTGGAAAGCAGACAAGCTTCGGGAAAGTAAAACCCTACAacgaaagggttttttttttttttatgtacaaTAAGTAAATTGAAAGTAATTCTGGGAAAAGGGATCAGTTCATTTACAATAAGACTCTGGTTGGAATAGTGATGTCTCCTGTCCCAAgtaccagattcattcattcattcaatagcatttattgagcgcttactatgtgcagagcactgtactaagcgcttggaatgtacaaataggcaacagatagagacagtccctgcccattgacgggcttacagatgaGAGTAGGGCCTAGGGCTTcacgtgaaggaattgattatagtagcTTTCTCAATGCCACTCATTCGCTGTTGGCCCTAGCGGCCACATTTCCCCTGCTGGGGCAGGGGGGCAACATATTGTAAACTGCATGTGTGGTCTTCACCTACGTTAGCCACCCATAGGCAGCACTGGAACtagtcacttaatcatatttcagtgctcactgtgtgcagagcactgtactaagcacttaggagagtacaatataacagacacgttccctgcccccaatgaacttacagtctagagggggtgacagatattcatacaaataaattgcatatatgtacttaagtgctgtaggaggGGGCCTGGGAGGTTTTGAAAAGATAAAGACAAAACAACTGAAGTATTCAGGGTCAACAGTGAACACAAGACAAATTTAGCTCCCTTTGGACTGTAATcttcttgggagcagggaatcaACCCTATTGTAGTGTATTctatcagtgcttagttcagtgttctgcacacggtaagtgctcggaaaataccactgattgattgactgatcataccaacaaggggagaaagaaagtaaGCCCGGTCATGGCCCTTATCAGGAGTTGCctatattggtaataataataataataataatgttggtatttgttaagcgcttactatgtgccgagcactgttctaagcgctggggtagacataggggaatcaggttgtcccacgtggggctcacagtcttaatccccattttacagatgagggaactgaggcacagagaagttaagtgacttgcccacagtcacacagccggcaagtggcagagctgggattcgaactcatgagccctgactccaaagcccgtgctctttccactgagccacgctgcctagtgACTTCTTGGAAGCTCCTGAGTTTGGAGAAGGGCCCATAATCTTGGTCTTTCAGTGATTAGGCAAGGCATGTCAAAGCAATCTACTGGATCTTTCAGCTTGGTCAAGTGAGTGATGTTGAACCAGAGACAGGTGCTACCAGGCCCAGGGCAGAAAAAAGACCTGTTTTCCCTGGGGAACTGGCATGGGGTTGACTGCAGAGTAGGAGTAATGCTAACATTAGCTCAAGGGAGGAGAAATAAGACTCTGATAAGGGAGCAGAGTCAACAAATGTGGCCAAAAAGGGCAGCAGGTGGGTTCTTTGAACTGGTTTGAACTGGGCCTGACAGAAAAGAGGGCTGATCTCTTTCAATCCTCCAGTGGTTAGTCACACTGAAggcccactggattgtaaattctctgAGGGCAAAGGTTGTTTTTACCAACTTTatggtattatgctctcccaagcactgagtaaaggGCAGtgctcacagcaagtgctcaataaataccattccagggagtcagaaataaGTATCTCAGGCAGAATTCAAGATCTATCAATCAGGATGAGAGTGTATTTTTTGTGGAGCCCATTGCTGATCTTGTTGATCTTGATGATCCTGAACATGAGTAAGGATTACCCACAAGCTCTTAAAACAGAAGGGCAAGTGTATGTCTATGTAAAATTACTCCTCTCCCTCAAAGAGTGGACATGTATAGAGTGTTTTTTCCCACGTTCATTACTACTGCGTAGCAATACATTATACAATATGATCATGTGGCCCAAAATGGTGTCCATGGTTTCTAGAAGGAATTCCTTGCCTTTTAACCACAACAGGAAGAACGGCAAGCTATGGCAGCTGAAATGAATAATTAGcatgagagagggtttttttgaatggcatttgttaagcacttgtgatgtgccaggcactgctctaagcactggggtagatacaacctaatcaggttggacacagtccatggaccacatggggctcactgtcttaatccccattttacagatgaggtaactgaagcagagagaagtgaagtgacttgcccaaggtcacatagcagaaaggtggtggagctgggatgagaatgcaGGTCTcttctgactacttgttttgtttttgctgtctgtctccccctttaagactgttagcccattgttgggcaggaattgtctctatctgttgccaaatttacattccaagcacttagtacagtgctctgcacccagtaagcgctcaataaatatgattgaatgaatgaatgactcacaggcccgtgctctatccactaggccatgctgcttctgaggtcTTACAGAGAAATACTGGGCAAAGTAGGCTGAAAAACAAAATCTTATTCCTGGATGGAATAGGATTAATTGCTCAGGAATATGGAAAAATGCAAATGTTCTTACCAGAAGGGATGGCTGGCCACTGATTCCTCTtctttccattttatagaaggtGATGTATTAAGTAATACATTCCCTACCTGGGCTATAATTCTGCTCGCGGTTGGACTGCCACTGCTTTTGATCCTGGTCATTATACTGGTTGTGTTATTCTGCTGTGGCTGTTCCTGCAAGAAAAGAAAAGGTACAGGATCCTTATTCAAAAGCTTTTTAGTTTTGTGACATTATTCACACCtctatcaattgatcgatcagtgctatttattgagtgcttcctatgtgcagagcactgtactaagcacttgggaaagtataagtgCTACTTTAAAACTAGGCAGAGCTATTTCAAATATAATTTCCATGTCAGGTCTACATTGGCAGTACTAAATTGTTCTGTTTCTGGGTAACTACAGTCATACCTGAGgcatttttattactactactaatattggtTGTGCTCCTACAAAGGCTATCCAAAGGTGCCTCTTTCTATACCACTTAAATTTCCTTCATGACCCGTAAACAGAGGGAGAGACTAAATGTACATTTTGCCCATCCTTTTAAAGAAAGTCCTTGGCCTCAAAGAACTTCATGCCAATAACCTGGGTACATGtaaactaactctgttgtattgaattctcccaagctttgaacagtgctctgcacaaagtaagcactcagtaaataccactgacttaatTCAACCAGAAGGGCTTTCCCTGTTTGGAGGTGGAGATGTAGTAGAAAGGGGTAGGGAGGAAGTAGGTACATCTTGTACTGCTGCGATGTCTGTTCTCACAAAGTAGGTTATCCTGACCCGGCCTCAATCCTCTACTTCCCCTATCCTCTTTTTTCATGGGCAAATTTCAGGTCCAGCTGCCACTGAGCTACCCCACTACTTTCCGTCTCCTCTGCCACCTTCTCCTAGCCCCTGAGGAATCCTGAAATTAGTAGCCAGAGCTGGGCATGCCTGGTAGTCAACAGTGGCCTTAAACTCCAAGGCAAAAAGCCATACCACTTGCCTATCTTACAGGTCTTCTCTGACTGTCTATAGGAAAACATCCAGATTGCTAAGGAACTGTTCAGTTATTCACAGGTTATTATCTCCTTGGGGCTAGAAATGAGGCTCCTGTTTACACGTAGCTGTGATATGTCAAAAGTCCCTGGGTTTTTCCACCACCACCAGTACATTTACCAATGTCTCAATGCCTTATTCTCCCATCCCCAAAAGGGCCAGCAGAAATGAGACGTGAAGACCTTAGTTCTATCAAAACTTTCTTTGAATTGATACATTCACTGATACAGGATGGTTGCTTTCTCTAGGAGAGGCCCTTTATGAAGTTCCGGTATGGTAGGACTGAGTGCTGATTCAGTacaatgccaagcgcttagtgtagtgttgaACTGCTTGTAGCTGCTACTGCTTGACTCTATAGGCTTCTGGAAGAACAGGATTTTTCATTTGCTTCTTAATAATCTCAGGGACCTATATCGAAATAGAACAGCTCTTCCAACTCTGATCTGCCCTTATATTTTATTTTGCAAGAAAGAATACACCGCCCCCTCCGGCTTACATAAGTCTAGAATTCATTCCTCTCctgcagagcaagtgcttaataatctaCTTTTGAGGGAAAGAATGACTCTAATGAAAAGATAATTTAGTCCATAAATACTCCTTGATCTTTTGATAGCTCTAGAATAGTTGACATAAGAACTATctacctccttttttttaatggcttataGAATGATGGGATTTTAAGTGTGTTAAATTTTCTTAACCTTTTTTTTTCAGAAGCCAGTTATCAAAGTAAAATAAGGTAAGTGGAAAACTGCTTTACAATTTCTCCTAAAGCACCCAAGCACTTTAATAGCCTGATACCGTAAATTAAATCTTGTAAATGACCTCCGAGTGGAAACTTTTCCCCACAAAAATGCAAGAAATGGTGGAGGTATTGGGTGTAGATTCATTTTATGCTTCCAAGAGATTGTTAATGGGATCTCTTCGGGCATTTTTGAGGCTCAGTAGTTACAGCTATTTCCACAAGAGGACACTCTGTTCCTTTCACCGCAACCTTTCACTGAGCGTTAGGAAAGACCAGGTGTCCTCTGCAGCTCTATTTCAAAAAGTCTTGAAATGCTGTATATACCCCCCTATTGGAATGTCTGATACCCTGGAAATGACCAAAGATAAGACAGACTGATGCTATCTGAGATGGACTTAGCAGGCAGATCAGATGTGTACTGTGTTTTTTAGAAGCATCATTTGAATCACACACCCTGAACCCCCACCACTAGCTAGGCCAGAAGTAGCTAAGAGAATTGCCTGTACAGTTATATCAATCAGGCCTGGGTCAGTGGGGCTGAGGTAACAGGGGCGGAAAAATTGGTGGCCCCAGGGAGAGTGAGAGTTAgagatagaaaaaaaaagagagagagagagtgtgtgtttaaACTGGAAATTGCTGTCCCTGTGTTAGTTCTGCTCTGGAAACCAGCCCCTGCTTGGACCAAGCATTGAGTagtataggataataataatttggggacttgttaagtatttactatgtgccaagcactgaggtagatacaagttaagcaggttcgacagtctctgtcccacatggggctcacagtcttaatcatgagtttactgatgaggtaactgatgctcagagaagttaactgacttgcccaagctcacacacagcagacatgtggcagactcgagattagaacccaggtctttctgactcccaggcccgtgctctgtccactaagccagccTGCTTAGTGGTTCGATTGCAGAGGGGATAGTTTAACCAAGCGGAACACCTGGAGAGATTCATAGTTCCACTCCTAaaaccctttcttcctttctttttataTCTTCCCTTGCTCTCCCACTGCTACTAAGGGGCAGCGTGTAGTGGGTTCTGAAACCAGCTCTGAAGAGGATATGGGCTTTCCTTTCTTGTCTCGGATGCTCCTACACCAATCATCATTTGAAAAAAACTCAGCGGGTTTAATACCTTATATCCTGTCACTACTCCTTTAATGCAGGCTTCATACTGAACACTACTGAGGgagttagggaatgttcttccaataaAATCTGCCTGGATAGTTCACACTGCAGTGTAAAAAAAAACAGTTGAATGTAATCCCCATGTTGTTGGAGAACTGACTGCATCCTAGAAACTGGATgtggggaaaggggttgggggaagctATGGATTCCTGGTGACCACTCCTGTGCTCTCTAGGCAGCGGAAGGCAGAGCTAGTGGAGAATGTCAGGAACCACTGAGCAGCTctcccttgaagcagcg is a window of Ornithorhynchus anatinus isolate Pmale09 chromosome 18, mOrnAna1.pri.v4, whole genome shotgun sequence DNA encoding:
- the IGSF5 gene encoding immunoglobulin superfamily member 5 isoform X2, whose product is MEGVWKYFLTILLAVSGSCSHITEGPQNATVLEGSEARFNCTVSRGWQLILWYINNQVSLSITVNGPIISSDRIVPKSYQSGDSFTTEMIIRDVRRSDSGKIKCGLQNSSKEETAFLSVQVVGSLHIQNDSLVLIEDKAHEIICEASGWNPLPNISWVIDVPVNHSSYCSHPKPGDLQSSVSILSLMPQGNGTLTCVASMAGLPFNRSVMVHLTVIKSPLEASYQSKIRNLSISKPNDGPIQAMGNNGKENYGYSSDEPRNTKISSPPSVTSNFSASRQGGQVRLPHQINEEQQQVRTARSTPTVYPSHPRKIRNATLV
- the IGSF5 gene encoding immunoglobulin superfamily member 5 isoform X1; its protein translation is MEGVWKYFLTILLAVSGSCSHITEGPQNATVLEGSEARFNCTVSRGWQLILWYINNQVSLSITVNGPIISSDRIVPKSYQSGDSFTTEMIIRDVRRSDSGKIKCGLQNSSKEETAFLSVQVVGSLHIQNDSLVLIEDKAHEIICEASGWNPLPNISWVIDVPVNHSSYCSHPKPGDLQSSVSILSLMPQGNGTLTCVASMAGLPFNRSVMVHLTVIKSPLEGDVLSNTFPTWAIILLAVGLPLLLILVIILVVLFCCGCSCKKRKEASYQSKIRNLSISKPNDGPIQAMGNNGKENYGYSSDEPRNTKISSPPSVTSNFSASRQGGQVRLPHQINEEQQQVRTARSTPTVYPSHPRKIRNATLV